A DNA window from Pontimonas salivibrio contains the following coding sequences:
- a CDS encoding arginine--tRNA ligase — MDPSSLAVHIAHIAEKYVVEATGSAEHPLGPEDVALERPKKAEFGDWATSVAMKLAKPLGQSPREIAEVLATRLAHIDGVSSVDIAGPGFLNITLDKAALGETARHIVHKGEQYGRSDALVGETINLEFVSANPTGPLHIGHTRWAALGDSLARVLRAAGAEVTSEFYINDAGSQMDLFGESVLARALGRDLPKDGYPGDYVEQLGATALAEYPTLAEMTADEALMCCRECAYREQLAAIRRSLELFNVHFDVWFSERQLHVVSTPEGTSLVDQSVDRLREGGHVFDHEGAVWVRTTDFGDDKDRVIRRANGVYTYFAADAAYYLSKKDRGFEKKIYLLGADHHGYVHRLKALAGAAGDDPEHHIEILIGQLVSVNGEKLSKRRGNIVELDELREWLGTDALRYSLARSPADSPLTLEPDVLLAKTNDNPVFYVQYAHARTHQVGRNADAAGIDGSGFHAGDLVEPSEAELLTALADYPRVVAQAAELREPHRVARYLEDLAGSYHRWYDACRVTPKGDEPIESVHHSRRVLNDATGQVLANGVQLLGVSAPERM, encoded by the coding sequence ATGGATCCCTCTTCGTTGGCCGTACACATCGCGCACATTGCGGAGAAATACGTTGTGGAGGCCACAGGGTCCGCCGAGCACCCGCTGGGTCCTGAAGATGTTGCTCTCGAGCGTCCCAAAAAAGCCGAATTTGGCGACTGGGCCACCTCGGTGGCAATGAAACTGGCGAAGCCACTGGGTCAGTCGCCGCGTGAGATCGCCGAAGTGTTGGCCACGCGCCTGGCACACATTGATGGGGTGTCGTCGGTGGACATTGCCGGGCCAGGTTTTTTGAACATCACCCTCGATAAGGCAGCCCTCGGTGAGACCGCCCGCCACATCGTGCACAAAGGGGAGCAATACGGCCGCTCTGACGCACTCGTGGGGGAGACCATCAACTTAGAGTTCGTCTCGGCAAACCCGACCGGCCCTCTCCACATTGGCCACACCCGCTGGGCGGCCTTGGGTGATTCGTTGGCCCGAGTGTTACGCGCTGCCGGTGCGGAAGTGACCAGCGAGTTTTATATCAACGACGCCGGTTCACAAATGGACCTTTTTGGTGAATCGGTCCTCGCGCGTGCGCTCGGGCGCGACCTCCCCAAGGATGGGTACCCGGGGGATTATGTCGAGCAACTGGGTGCCACAGCGTTAGCCGAATACCCCACGCTTGCCGAAATGACTGCGGATGAAGCGCTGATGTGTTGTCGAGAGTGTGCCTACCGGGAACAGTTGGCCGCCATTCGGCGCTCGCTTGAGTTGTTCAACGTGCATTTTGATGTGTGGTTTTCGGAGCGCCAACTCCACGTCGTATCCACTCCGGAGGGCACCAGCTTGGTCGACCAGTCGGTTGACCGGTTGCGCGAAGGCGGTCACGTCTTTGACCACGAAGGTGCGGTGTGGGTGCGCACCACCGACTTTGGTGATGACAAAGATCGAGTGATCCGCCGCGCCAACGGTGTCTACACCTACTTTGCGGCCGATGCCGCGTATTACCTGTCGAAAAAAGACCGCGGGTTTGAGAAGAAGATTTACCTTCTGGGTGCTGACCACCACGGTTATGTCCACCGCTTAAAAGCGCTGGCGGGTGCCGCAGGTGATGACCCCGAACACCACATCGAAATTCTGATCGGCCAGCTGGTGAGTGTTAATGGCGAGAAACTCTCCAAACGCCGCGGCAACATTGTTGAACTGGACGAACTGCGTGAATGGTTGGGTACCGATGCGCTTCGCTATTCGCTTGCGCGCAGCCCAGCCGATTCACCACTGACTCTTGAACCCGACGTGTTGTTGGCAAAAACGAACGACAACCCGGTGTTTTATGTCCAATACGCTCACGCGCGCACCCACCAGGTGGGAAGAAATGCTGATGCGGCGGGCATTGACGGTTCAGGTTTTCATGCCGGTGACTTGGTCGAACCCAGTGAGGCTGAACTACTCACCGCACTGGCGGACTACCCGCGGGTAGTCGCTCAGGCGGCCGAGCTTCGTGAACCCCACCGGGTGGCCAGGTATTTAGAGGACCTTGCCGGGTCCTACCACCGCTGGTACGACGCCTGCCGGGTGACCCCTAAAGGTGACGAACCGATCGAATCAGTCCACCACTCTCGCCGTGTGCTGAACGACGCCACCGGCCAAGTGCTGGCTAATGGTGTGCAACTCCTCGGGGTTTCCGCACCCGAGCGCATGTAA